Proteins encoded together in one Lysinibacter cavernae window:
- a CDS encoding carbon-nitrogen hydrolase family protein, whose translation MKIALAQVVTGANLAENLRIVEDRVIEAAERGADLVVFPEATMRAFGNSLLDIAEPLDGPWVTSVRQFARVYGITIIVGVFTQGDNDRVVNTLVVAQPDGLSSYNKMHLFDAFGYAESESVLAGESPTVTTISDVNVGLAVCYDLRFPALFAQNAAAGAVVNVVSASWGAGECKIEQWMLLARARALDTTTFVVACGQADPKAAGVPAVPNAPTGVGHSLVVAPDGTVLAEAGAGEELLVVDLDLTLIESTRRQLPVLANQRFRSVRA comes from the coding sequence ATGAAGATTGCACTTGCACAAGTAGTGACCGGCGCCAACCTCGCCGAGAACCTTCGCATCGTCGAGGATCGCGTGATCGAAGCGGCAGAACGAGGAGCAGACCTCGTGGTCTTTCCAGAGGCAACCATGCGGGCCTTTGGTAACTCGCTCCTTGACATCGCGGAGCCTCTCGATGGGCCTTGGGTCACAAGCGTTCGTCAGTTTGCACGCGTGTATGGCATCACGATTATCGTTGGCGTGTTTACCCAAGGCGACAACGATCGGGTGGTAAACACCCTTGTTGTCGCACAACCGGACGGACTGAGCAGCTATAACAAGATGCACCTCTTTGATGCCTTTGGGTATGCGGAGTCGGAGTCGGTTCTCGCAGGGGAGTCTCCAACGGTGACCACTATCTCCGATGTGAATGTTGGACTCGCCGTCTGTTACGACCTCAGGTTTCCAGCGCTCTTTGCGCAGAACGCTGCCGCCGGGGCTGTCGTGAACGTGGTGAGCGCGTCGTGGGGTGCTGGTGAGTGCAAGATTGAACAGTGGATGTTGCTGGCAAGGGCACGTGCCCTTGACACGACGACGTTTGTGGTTGCCTGCGGCCAGGCAGATCCCAAAGCTGCCGGGGTGCCGGCCGTTCCGAACGCTCCTACGGGCGTTGGGCACAGTCTGGTGGTCGCTCCAGATGGGACGGTTCTCGCGGAAGCCGGTGCAGGCGAAGAACTGCTCGTCGTTGACCTAGACCTCACCCTCATTGAGTCAACTCGGCGGCAACTTCCTGTTCTGGCAAATCAGCGGTTTCGTTCCGTGCGTGCATAG
- a CDS encoding GntR family transcriptional regulator — protein MQNPLSAPLSGRDLATSFLREHVLSDPAMQGQFINEQDIADRVGVSRTPVREAMLLLSAEGLVEMIPKRGAQIPIITGRQISEVMELRGILERSATTLAMERGAAPAQAMRAVLDEQRSLVHSEPEATGKTFIAHDRTFHELLVDAAGNELLSETYSKLRTRLVLIGVEALFRTPHRQESVCTEHENIVAAIEANDISAAIAATDHHLAVTLDVLLRGA, from the coding sequence ATGCAGAACCCATTGTCGGCACCACTGTCAGGGCGCGATCTCGCAACGTCATTCCTCAGAGAGCACGTACTCAGCGACCCGGCGATGCAGGGGCAATTTATCAACGAACAAGACATTGCCGACCGCGTTGGTGTCTCACGAACGCCGGTCCGCGAAGCCATGCTGTTGCTCTCGGCCGAAGGCCTCGTCGAGATGATCCCCAAACGCGGCGCGCAGATTCCCATCATTACCGGTCGGCAAATCAGCGAGGTTATGGAGCTGCGCGGCATCCTCGAACGAAGCGCAACAACCCTCGCGATGGAACGGGGCGCTGCCCCCGCCCAAGCGATGCGTGCGGTCCTGGATGAGCAACGTTCGCTCGTCCATTCCGAACCTGAAGCGACCGGAAAAACATTCATTGCCCACGATCGAACCTTTCATGAGTTGCTGGTGGATGCCGCTGGGAACGAGTTGCTGTCCGAAACGTATTCCAAGCTGCGGACCCGTCTCGTACTCATCGGCGTAGAAGCACTGTTTCGAACGCCACATCGCCAAGAGAGCGTATGCACCGAACACGAGAACATCGTGGCGGCAATCGAAGCGAATGACATATCCGCCGCAATCGCCGCCACCGACCATCACTTGGCGGTCACGCTCGACGTCCTCTTGCGCGGCGCTTAG